From the genome of Papaver somniferum cultivar HN1 chromosome 2, ASM357369v1, whole genome shotgun sequence, one region includes:
- the LOC113350659 gene encoding uncharacterized protein LOC113350659: protein MALVQTLASQIPNIKFRHLCRKDLRHADSLAYISSMMKDASIQAIKITRVYEPSIIPQKSFATHREDDVGEDIVDDDVREDIADDFGEDAILSRANEDEDFSNEEDWRTEVHLFLEQGTLPTDLKQAWKVQWKAGRYDLRDGILYNKSFLGPLLRCLSREEGHCILKDIHYGDAGNHIRMRSLADKTKIQGYYWPQMIRDAARMSRRFGIPAEIVSDNGKQLQGKNIDMLFDTFKISKNKSTPIHPQSNGQAEATNKTLALILKKSLDEHKG from the exons ATGGCTCTGGTCCAAACCTTAGCGTCACAAATACCCAACATCAAGTTCAGGCATCTATGTAGAAAAGATCTCAGGCATGCCGATTCCTTAGCATACATATCATCTATGATGAAGGACGCAAGCATCCAAGCCATCAAGATAACAAGAGTGTACGAGCCTTCGATCATTCCACAAAAATCCTTCGCTACACATCGTGAAGACGATGTAGGGGAAGACATTGTTGACGATGATGTAAGAGAAGATATTGCCGATGACTTCGGCGAAGATGCTATCTTGTCTAGAGCAAATgaggacgaagacttcagcaatgaAGAAGACTGGAGAACCGAAGTTCATCTCTTCCTTGAACAAGGAACGCTCCCCACCGATTTGAAGCAGGCTTGGAAGGTACAATGGAAGGCGGGGAGATACGACCTTCGGGACGGCATTCTCTACAATAAGTCATTCCTCGGTCCCCTATTACGTTGCCTTTCCAGAGAAGAAGGCCATTGTATCTTGAAGGACATACATTATGGGGACGCAGGCAACCACATCAGAATGAGATCATTAGCCGATAAAACCAAAatacaaggatattactggccgcaGATGATACGAGACGCAGCCAGGATGTCAAGaag GTTCGGTATCCCCGCAGAAattgtctctgacaatggcaaacaacTACAAGGAaagaatatagacatgctctttgatACCTTCAAGATCAGTAAGAACAAATCGACTCCCATCCACCCCCAAAGCAACGGCCAGGCCGAAGCCACGAACAAGACTCTGGCTCTTATCCTCAAGAAATCATTGGATGAACATAAGGGATAA